One Natrinema salaciae genomic region harbors:
- the cca gene encoding CCA tRNA nucleotidyltransferase codes for MSEEDVDCDEREDRDGDRDLERVVAEIRDRVDPDEDERARLRDVADRLIERAETAATDRCDGADVLQVGSTARDTWISGDRDIDVFVRFPPELDRETLEEYGLEVGHATLPEGHEEYAEHPYVKGEVEGFDVDVVPCFRLESATEIRSAVDRTPFHTRYLERRLDDELAAAVRVTKQFLKGIGVYGSDLRTRGFSGFLTELLVCEYGGFRPLLEAAADWQPPVELDPEGHGRAHETATPSRDVAGGNADLDLPFDDPLVVIDPTDPERNVAAVCAEANVARFQHYARAFLRNPRLELFESEEPDPLTGAELREHLERRGTTPVTVRFEAPALVEDQLYPQLQKSLEGITRGLDERGFDVFRATTMADGTAVVFAELAVSERPAIERHEGPPVHVRDHAEGFYDAYADDPDAYGPFIDGDRYVTERDREFTTARSFLESDRLFDVGLGAHVETALEDGYDVLVGEEVTALLDEFGPELAAYFEPHP; via the coding sequence ATGAGCGAGGAGGACGTCGACTGCGACGAGCGCGAGGATCGAGACGGGGATCGCGACCTCGAGCGAGTCGTCGCCGAGATCCGCGATCGCGTCGACCCGGACGAAGACGAACGGGCACGGCTCCGGGACGTGGCCGACCGGCTGATCGAGCGGGCCGAGACCGCGGCGACCGACCGCTGTGACGGCGCCGACGTCCTGCAGGTCGGCTCCACGGCCAGGGACACGTGGATCAGCGGCGACCGCGATATCGACGTGTTCGTTCGATTCCCGCCGGAACTCGACCGGGAGACCCTCGAAGAGTACGGTCTCGAGGTCGGCCACGCGACCCTTCCCGAGGGGCACGAGGAGTACGCCGAACACCCCTACGTCAAAGGCGAAGTCGAGGGGTTCGACGTCGACGTCGTCCCCTGCTTTCGGCTCGAGTCGGCCACCGAGATCCGCTCGGCGGTCGATCGGACGCCGTTCCACACGCGGTACCTCGAGCGGCGACTCGACGACGAGCTCGCCGCAGCCGTTCGGGTCACCAAGCAGTTCCTCAAGGGAATCGGCGTGTACGGCAGCGATCTCCGGACGCGAGGGTTCAGCGGGTTCCTGACTGAACTGCTCGTCTGCGAGTACGGCGGGTTTCGACCGTTGCTCGAGGCCGCGGCAGACTGGCAGCCGCCGGTCGAACTCGATCCCGAGGGGCACGGCCGGGCGCACGAGACGGCAACGCCGTCTCGAGACGTGGCCGGCGGCAACGCCGACCTCGACCTCCCGTTCGACGATCCGCTGGTCGTCATCGACCCCACCGATCCCGAACGCAACGTCGCGGCGGTCTGCGCGGAAGCGAACGTCGCCCGCTTCCAGCACTACGCCCGCGCGTTCCTCCGGAACCCCCGGCTCGAGCTGTTCGAATCCGAGGAACCCGACCCGCTGACCGGCGCGGAACTGCGCGAGCACCTCGAGCGGCGCGGGACGACTCCCGTCACCGTCCGGTTCGAGGCACCGGCTCTCGTCGAGGATCAGCTCTATCCGCAGCTTCAGAAGTCCCTCGAGGGAATCACACGGGGACTGGACGAGCGCGGGTTCGACGTCTTTCGGGCGACGACGATGGCCGACGGAACCGCCGTCGTCTTCGCCGAGCTCGCGGTCAGCGAACGGCCTGCGATCGAGCGCCACGAGGGACCGCCGGTCCACGTCCGCGACCACGCCGAGGGATTCTACGACGCCTATGCTGACGATCCCGACGCCTACGGTCCCTTCATCGACGGCGACCGGTACGTCACCGAGCGCGATCGCGAGTTCACCACCGCCCGATCGTTCCTCGAGAGCGACCGCCTCTTCGACGTCGGGCTCGGGGCACACGTCGAAACCGCACTCGAGGATGGGTACGACGTGCTGGTCGGCGAGGAGGTCACAGCCCTGCTCGATGAGTTCGGCCCGGAGCTCGCGGCCTACTTCGAGCCGCATCCCTGA
- a CDS encoding MogA/MoaB family molybdenum cofactor biosynthesis protein encodes MTSDSDDRRSTDDHGHDIIDPLFVGIVTVSSSRAAKDDPDDPGGDTIQDCFEAEDHVVRERLLVRDDYSAIRTAVRSLVARRDIDVVCTTGGTGVTVDDVSPEATASLFERELPGFGERFRSLSWDEVGTRAIASRATAGIAVDTPVFCLPGSQSACETACTELIVPEAPHLAGLATRHRTGTTDRTLAEYQGE; translated from the coding sequence ATGACTAGCGACAGTGACGACCGCCGGAGCACCGACGATCACGGCCACGACATCATCGACCCGCTCTTCGTCGGGATCGTAACCGTCTCGAGTTCGCGCGCGGCCAAAGACGACCCCGACGATCCGGGCGGAGACACCATCCAAGACTGTTTCGAGGCCGAGGACCACGTGGTTCGGGAACGGCTGCTGGTCCGTGACGACTACTCGGCGATCCGGACCGCCGTTCGGAGCCTGGTCGCGCGTCGAGATATCGACGTAGTGTGTACCACTGGCGGCACCGGCGTCACCGTCGACGACGTCTCCCCCGAGGCGACGGCATCGCTGTTCGAGCGCGAACTACCGGGCTTTGGCGAACGCTTCCGGTCGCTCTCGTGGGACGAGGTCGGAACGCGAGCGATAGCCTCCCGTGCGACCGCAGGGATCGCCGTCGATACACCGGTCTTCTGCCTCCCCGGGAGCCAAAGCGCCTGTGAGACCGCCTGTACGGAACTGATCGTTCCCGAAGCGCCCCACCTCGCGGGACTAGCCACGCGCCACCGCACCGGAACGACCGACCGAACGCTCGCGGAGTATCAGGGCGAGTAG